A portion of the Anaerolineae bacterium genome contains these proteins:
- a CDS encoding DeoR/GlpR transcriptional regulator: MQPAERQTRILQLINERQSVSVAELSEELGVSEMTIRRDLARLEERGVLRRTHGGAVLLKYPPGDLPYYAREGTQLAEKEAIARLAAELVEDGDTIVLDAGTTIAHFARRLIGKRHLTVITNSLYVVNILIGAPDITVINTGGTLWEPTASFVGPLAVATLRRFTAEKAFLATPAISLEAGVTNSNLYEAEVKAAMLEIARQKILLVDHTKFGRTSYAIVAPIQAFDRIITDERTPADVIARLRAAGVDVRVAPLQEPAASPVPTLPLRRPER, encoded by the coding sequence ATGCAGCCGGCAGAACGCCAGACCAGGATCCTCCAATTGATCAACGAGCGGCAAAGCGTCTCCGTAGCGGAATTGAGCGAGGAACTTGGCGTCTCGGAGATGACCATCCGCCGGGACCTGGCGCGGCTGGAGGAGCGCGGCGTCCTGCGGCGCACCCACGGCGGCGCGGTACTGCTGAAATATCCCCCTGGCGACCTGCCCTATTATGCCCGCGAAGGCACCCAACTGGCCGAGAAAGAGGCCATCGCCCGCCTGGCGGCGGAACTGGTGGAGGACGGAGACACCATCGTGCTGGACGCCGGCACCACCATCGCCCACTTCGCCCGCCGGCTCATCGGCAAGCGCCACCTCACCGTCATCACCAACTCCCTCTACGTCGTCAACATCCTCATCGGAGCGCCGGACATCACCGTTATTAACACCGGCGGCACCCTATGGGAGCCGACCGCTTCCTTCGTCGGGCCGCTGGCGGTGGCCACCCTGCGCCGCTTCACCGCCGAAAAGGCCTTCCTGGCCACGCCGGCCATCTCCCTGGAGGCCGGCGTCACCAACAGCAACCTGTACGAAGCGGAGGTCAAGGCGGCCATGCTGGAAATCGCCCGCCAGAAGATCCTGCTGGTGGATCACACCAAGTTCGGGCGCACTTCCTACGCCATCGTCGCCCCCATCCAGGCCTTCGACCGTATCATCACCGATGAGCGGACGCCGGCTGACGTGATTGCGCGCCTCCGCGCCGCCGGCGTGGATGTGCGCGTCGCCCCGCTTCAGGAGCCGGCCGCATCACCCGTCCCAACACTGCCCTTGCGCAGACCAGAACGATAA